CTTCCTTTCCTAACAATATCAAAAGACTGAAATTAAGACTCAATTTCAACTCTTGGTATAGTGGTTGAGCACAAGAAGTTATTGTACGTTATAAGCCTCCCACTAATGCTGAATCCAAGcagttttgggtttggtttgttttttttttgaaaaaaaaacagcaaaagtaTTCCCCAAAGGGGGTTATTTGTGAAAATACAGTCTACAGGCAGGTTTTGCAAGTTTAGTTTTGTGAGCAGCAACTTTTAAAACTAGCCAGATAGTAGGGCCTAGAATGAAAATGACAGAAATTTTTATTCTTGGCTCAAGGAATGTAAACATGTAACTAAATAGCTTAACTGAAATTAAAGAACAGCATAGCTCTTAAAACTACTTACTATCTCAGCTCTTTCATCCTGCCGCTTTGCTCCAGAAACAGAATCATTTTCTCTAGCTTTAGAAGAAAGATAGACAAGTGAATTCATTTGCTCCTAAGCAATTTGCTGAGTGTGTTCAAGTACAGTTGTGTTTCGGGAGGGTTTTCTTTGGATCATTTTAACTGCAACCAAAAtccctaaaaaaaacccaaaaactacTAAAAACTATAGAGATGTTTTAACTAAAAAGTCCTTCAGGCGAGGCTGAGGGACACTGTACAAAAGCAGTTTCATAACAGCATAAACCAACCCAAATGATAGGTTGCTGTAGGTAGACTGCTGACTACCCTGTGCCCATCATCACTGCAAATTCCCTTTCCAGCAGTTATTTGTGGCCTTGCTCTGGATCTGAACAAGATCTTCCAGCCTCTGTCaggaatttgcttttttttccccatttcctcccACAAGAACAGTACTATCTTTTCACATACATAACAAAAGGAGAAAGCGAACCCTGTTTTTAAGAAGCCTAAAGAGCAGTATATTCAAACGGCACATTtcacagacacagcagcagccaagtGACTCACTCTTTACTTGCTGTACTTATAGGTACCCGATGGCAGGGAGATGGCATCACTACTATAAAATACTCTGCTCATCCAGAAGTGGGAGAATGAAAAGAAGAGCTCAAACCACAACTCATCTCCCAGAAGAATGTCATTAAGCTATGGGTACTTTCCCCAACCTTTCTTTTCAGGTCACATCGTTCTGAACCAATGAACACCCAACACAGCACAACTTATCAGCCTTGTGAATCATACCATCCCCTCCCAGCCAACAGAAGAATCGCTGAATCTCtcaagttggaaaggacccagaagggttatcgagtccaaccccctgctccTTGCCAGActacctaaaactaaaccaCATGACTAAGAGCATCATCCAGATGCTCCTTGAACTTCCCAACTCTTGCATGCACTCTTGTGCTTTATATGCTTACATGCTCTGCATGCTTTATACAGTGATAGTTACACAACATTTAAAAGAGCAATGGCAGGAGATAAACAGATATCCaggttttcccatttttctcaaatgttttcATCAATAAACCATTATGtcaaatttaattttgcttatCATATACTAAAGAAATCCCACATATGGGAACACTTTACATCAAGGCTTTACGTTTAACGTCACTGTTAGTGCCACTTAGACGGTCACCACCTACTCATCCtcagttatagaatcatagaatcatcaggttggaaaagacccattggatcatcactGCTGCTTGTGCAGCTGCACAGTAAATGAGGTCCAAGAATTGTCCTGTCCTATATGGTCTTCAATCGGATTGGTATCATCTGCAATCAGAATGCCTCTCTGCATTAATATGCTAATAGGCACAGTGAGGGGCTTAAAAAAGCTGAAGCCAGCACTGCTACTGGAAAATTTACTCAACAAGCAGTCTCCTTAGAATTTATAAACATACCCACATTACTTAACCTGGCAGTATCTAGTTCTATGCAAAGCAACCACCATCTAATCTTCTTTCTATGCTTCGTTATGTTATTTCTAGATTTATATTCCCTACTCCCTTATGCAATGGAAGAAAACTTTTGAAAAGCAATGATAAATTTAATTGAATTTCTTCTATTTAGGGCTGCACTATTTAAGGTCACCCACTAAGCATCACTGTAAGAATTCTgtcctttttaattaaaaaaaaaaaaaaaaaaatcagtccacACTGTGAACTTCTAGTGTCAAAATTGTAAGTTTTCACCCTTAGCAAATGTCCATTTTTAGAAATACCTATTATCACTGTTGCACCAAGGGTAGGAGGAGTCGCTAAAGAACTTGACCAGGACATATCTGGATCCACTTCTGCTCCCAGACTTTCAGAAATGCGTTTTGGAGTTCCGACCTAGAAATATATTGATTATTATTTCTAGATAGAATTCTAAACGTACTACTCCggaataagaaaataaagcgccagaataaaatatttacctcCAAAAGTTTTGGTGTGTGAAACAAGCTTCCATATGGTCCTAAAAAACATTAAGTAATAAGAACATTAAGTAATATCTAAGACAAAGATTTATATCTACAGATACCAGATattttgtaaaacaaacaaaaaaatacaaaccacgAATATTACTTCTCTTGGGTGTTTTGCAAGTATTCCTTAAAACAGTTGgactgcaaaacaaaaccagattaataaatgttaatttCCATTCTcaaattctgaaaataagtaaatatttcAGACATTACACATATTATAAcctctgttatttatttttctttgcagttgcAGCTATTTCCCCTGGCTAAACAAGAAATAGTTTCCTCCTAACCATCAGCCAGCATTTTAAACCTTACCTTACATGCTAAAATGCttcttttgtgaaatattttgattttcaagAATCATTTGTCTGACAAAGAGTATACTAGACTTTACTATAATCATGCATACACTGCATGGAACTATGGAAACAGCTTAAATTATTTGGTTTAATTAGATAATTAAACTGTATGATCATAATCATCACACTTTGAACAGATTTATCTAAAGTATAAACACTGAAATGTAGAGATTAAGGCTatgactaaaaaaaataaatcagtaagCATTACAAATAGCTTTACAAACTACTACTTGAGGAGCACATGATACATCATTACTGCTCTTTCTTGCACTGGATATTGAGGATTTGGAAAGCTGAAATATTATCAACAAACACCATATGCCGCCTGTGAAGGAGtagaaaaatcaaaaggaagaaTACCTAATAGCAAGGAAGTTTTGAAAATTAGCTAGCGTTTTATTTTCAATTCACTTAGCAACTTGCAAGTATCACAAAAATATAAGACATACAAGATTACTGACTGCGCTGAAGAAGTCAAATACAGTGgttttagtatttctttttgcttaaaaTCCAGTTTATATTTGTGTTGATGTATTTAGCATACCTAGCAGCAAGGCAGTTGTGGTAGGTACCAGGAGAAGAAGCaagcatttcatttctttgatctgtttttcttcttgtcatACCTGGGCTCAGCAAATCCTCTCTGCCTACAACACAGAAGATATGCATCAACACAACCTTGCAGAACTGCAAGTAACAGTTTTGACTTTGAAGTTTAAAGataagcattaaaaatattatgtaaCATCTGATTTTTagttaaaaagaataaaaacactACCTTTCCTCTAGTGCTTTGAACACGTTCAAATTCTATACCCAAACAACACTAAACATATTTCAAATGTACAGCCAAAAATGGTCATTAtgtcttttcatttatttgataGATACATGTTTCAGTATATTTCCCTGATATTATTCAGGTCACATACTCCATTCCAGTTTTAGTACACTGTATTTTCTTGTCATTGCAGAAGTTACTCTTAGGAGAATCTCAATACATGCAAACATGCATTTGTACCAGCCTTCCCTCAAAATTTACTTAAGACATGCACTTCTTGATTTGATTAAACAGCATACAGCAAAAATTATTCCTGGAACTGTTAGTGGAGGCACTGCTGCTGGTAGCAACACTTATTTCTATGCTATGCATCTCCAGGCAAAAGGGAAAGAGTGTGCCCACCAAAGCAGCAGAATCCATTGACCAGTGAGCCCCGCACATGAACAAGGAACTACTGAAAAGTATTCATACTCAGAAACTTCCACACGACTTCCATATCAGAAATTACACCTaagtttctgcatttttctctgcttccgAGTTCCTGAGTCCACatgcacagcacagctgcaTTCCAGTACCATACATATCAAGGTGAAATCTATCAGCTTCCATCCATCCTTATGTGTTCACAAATACAAGTAGGTAGATAAGCCAGTTGGCTCTAAACAAGAAAATCAGGATAAAAAGATCTCAGGCCAGCCACAGGTAAAGACAGAGACTTTGGTAACAATTGTTGTCCCTTCCTTAGGGAGTGTATACAAATGTCTGCAAGCAAGAGCACAGCACAAAAGTAACCATTTTGAAACATAATAATGATAAGGTTCCTTTGTTTCTAACTTATGAGACAGTACCAGGATTTCACTAGGTATTTACCACTGTCAAAGTCCAAAGAGCTAGATTTAGAAGAAACACgttttcagctgaagaaaaagttGAGCAGAAGTTCAGCAATTAACTTAAGAGAAAGGAACAGGGCAGCAACACTCTGTGGAAGCAATGTTATAAAGTATATTTGAAGAGTAACAGTTCTACACCTTAAAGGCTTTGCTTTAGGATTCAAGGAGTTTTGCGTTCACCTGTAACTTGTTTAGAAGAGCTTctcttactgttaggagggccCAGACACATTAGATGCACAAAGGAACAGAGTAAGATATTCTTCCACTGAAAAGATTCTTATATATAATTGAGCATAAATTCTCCAAAGGAAAGATGCTTTTTTCTGCCCAAGGAGGCTGGGTATTATGGCTTGCAGGTACATTGGAATGGAGCAGAGTGACTTTCATAACGTACTTGGGATTTGGAAATAACGTGGTGAGAAGTACCTCATAGAAGCAGTAGAACTCTTTGTCTCCAAATGGAAAAAGTGTAACTTATTTCCATGACTTATAGTTTGACAAAGTCAACGAGCTTAGTGGTTCGAAATGTTTCTAAGAACAGCTAAGGGGTGCCCTACCTCATACCTTAGCATGGTAAGCATCACTTTCTCTCTTGAGAATATTTTCAGAGAACTTcgataaaacaaaaatcagaccGCTAAAAAAATTCACTGTGATTCTCAGTCACCAAGTTAAGCAAATAAGCTCATATGCTCCTTATATTAACAGTATTTAGAGTATGAGGCGTTATCTATTATGTCAGTAATCATAATACTCACTTgatcctatttttttctgatctttgCCAGGAGAAGAATAAGGTGGCAAtgtcatattttcttctttaaaaatcagtggAGTCGATGCCAGCTGAGTGTATGCAGAGGGTTTTGCCCTCGGAGTTTTAAATGATGTTTGATCAAGCCAGTCAATGGCACCATCGAGTTCTCCTAACAATTTAGGCTCATGTGAGGGTGCTTCTGCGCTGAGTTCTTCAAACCAGTTGAGACTGATAGGCCCTAAGTCTATGATGAAAAACATAGAGAAAACCgtgtttaaaacaaaagggaaaagtaaGAAATATGCCAAATAGCATGCAAATAACAAATGACAACGAGTTCACACATTATTAAAATAGGATATAAAACAGAAATCTTCATTCTATGTCTGATACATGTAACAGAAGACCACAATTAGTTGTAAATTAACACAAAACAAATGCTCCATGCAGGATTTGAAAACACACCAGGCATATAAATGCAGCATAATGCACTGCTCCTTCCACTGTCCTACTTGtgtttattctgtttctagAGAGCTTTGAATTCCAATACCCACAACATATACAAGAATGCCTGCCCAAATTCTCAGACCATTAACAAAACTAATCAAAGAGCAGATAAATAGCCCCTTTGTTTAAAATCAAAAGTATACTTCTGGCTTTCAGTTTATCTCTTATTTGACCCAGACCGGCAAGTTAAACAGGcttcttttaatattaataCATCATACATCCACAGGTACATTTGGCAAAAGACTGAACCTGGTCttcatgtgtgtacataaagagGCCACAGTAAAAGAACAAgtacaataaaaataactgaGCACACAATATAAAGAAAGCTCCAAGTAtacaattaaaaggaaaaaaaaaagaagatattggCAAATACAGATTTGTAGCTAAAACGCTACAGCTTAATGCTGTACACAGAGCAGATGTGTATAAAATACTAATGTCCATTAAGCAACcctaataaaaattatttactgtagaGAAGCTGTACCTGATTCACTGCAATGTGccttaaatatttcaaagaaagtcGGTCTTTCCACAGGCTTGCAAGCCATTTTCTTCTCCATAACATTTCTTCTCCACACCAGTTGTTGACAAACCTAAGAATAAGAGAACTTCCATACAGTGCTAATCTAATGCCTTGGGACTGCGAGTCCGAACTGTGCTCTCCTGCACTTCTTGGCAGGCATGTGGTAACTCAGCCTGTTCAGCTTCAGAAGAGTGACATGTGTTCAAACATGGTATGAAAACAACAGACAAGAAGAGCACAGggaattcacagaatcactaggttggaaaagaccaactgGATCATAGAGTCTAATCATTCCTAGTGGTTTAGTGAATGacaggaagggttggactcgatgatccagtgggcccTTTCCatcctagtgattctgtgatcaatcactaaaccatgtccctcagcacctcatccacctgtcctttaaacacctccagggaaggtgaatcaaccacctccctgggcagcctctgccagtgcccaatgaccctttctgtgaaaaattttttcctaatgtccagcctaaatctcccctggaggagcttgaggccattccctcttgtcctgtcccctgtcacttgggagaagaggccagcaccctcctctctacaacctcctttcaggtagttgtagagagcaatgaggtctcccttcagcctcctcttctccgggctaaacaaccccagctctctcagctgctccttgtaagacttgttctccagccccctcaccagctttgttgctcttctctggactcactccagagcctcaacatccttcttgtggtgaggggcccagaacagaacacatgattcaaggagcggtctcaccagtggtAATAAAAACACCAAGGAAGAATAGGAGAAAAACCAGGATGGAACCACAAAATAGTTAGGGCTGGGAGGGGCTATCGAGTGCCGCGGGCAGGGAGGcgtcccactaggtcaggctgcccaaggccccatccaacctggccctgagcacctccagagatggggcagccgcagcctTCCTAGGCAACCCGTGCCagcgtctcaccactctcactgtgaataatttcctccttacgtctagtctatccccacccctctccagttcaccCCCGCTCCCCTCAACCCTATCGCCCTGAGCacctttttaaacacctcccggCAGGGTGTCCGCCAGCCGCCTCAGAGCCGCAGGGCGCGCGCGGCGCCCGCGCTTTCGCGCCACCGCCTCGCGCATGCGCGCTCACGGCGAGGGGGGGGCGGAGCAACGGTCACCGCCCGCCCCCTCCGCCCGCGCGGGCGGAGGGGGCGGGCGGTGACCGTTGCTCCGCCCCCCCCTCGCGCGCACCGCCCCCCCCCTTAAGCCCCCTCACAAGATTTTGCATTATAGAGAAATCATATGTGTCTAATACGTGCTTGTATTACTacaatcactaggttggaaaagactcacaggaggctgaggggagacctcattgctctctacaactacctgaaaggaggttggggagaggagggtgctggcctcttctcccaagtgacaggggacaggacaagggggaatggcctcaagctccgccgggggaggtttaggctggacattaggaaaaaatttttcacagaaagggtcattgggcactggaacaggctgcccagggaggtggttgattcaccttccctggaggtgtttaaggcacaggtggacgaggtgctaagggacatggtttagtgtttgataggaatggttggactcgatgatccagtgggtctcttccaacctggtgattctatgattctaggatcatcaagtccagccattcctatcagttGATAGAAAAGCAGCACATGGACAATCTCCAAGTAATAGGGCAATGAGAATGCTCAGACCTTTAATACTGAGAAAGACTTCCTTTCAGAGATGTCATTGCCTGCTTTCTTTGCTCAGTTGTCTGTGGAGTACTCTGTTTATCTGGGCTCTGTTAAGTTTCCCACTtccacttttccttcttttcatagaattaccaggtgggaagagacccaccggatcatcgagtccagccattcctatcaaacactaaaccatgcccctcagcacctcatccacctgtcttttaaacacctccagggaaggtgactcaaccacctccctgggcagcctgtttcagtgcccaacgaccttttccatgaaaataattttcgtAATGTTCAgcatgaacctcccctggcggagcttgaggccattcccccttgtcctgtcccctgtcacttgggagaagaggccagcaccctcctctccacaacctcctttcaggtagttgtagacagcaatgaggtctcccctcagcctcctcttctccaggctaaacaaccccagtaaGACTGTAAACAGGAGTTGTGAGCAAGCAGGCTTTCCCCTACTGTGAGAGACAAGGTTCTCTCAGCTATGGCTGAACAACATTTGTTCATCTTTGGAGGGTCTTGCAGAGGCGTGATGCTTCTTGAGTGCTGATGACTTCTCTGGGCTCACACAAGTCTGTCAAGATCTTCAGTGATTTACAGCTATGTAAACAGACCATATTCAACCCCGGGGTTTGTTATTGCAAATAACAGATCTTCTAGGCCTATGGCTGCATTTCTTACCTAAAATCAGAAAGGCTTCTGGGAGTAGTGCAAGTCGGCTTGTGTGCACGCTGAGCTGAGGGCTGGCTCTGTGCAGGCCTTGACCTTCCACAAACATCTGAGTGAGGCAAGGAAGGGAAATCCTGTACGTGATAGCTGGAACAGAAGCTTTGTGGTCTGTATGTCTGGGCTTCCCACACTGCATGCTCGGAAACACATTGGCTCTGGTTTCAGCTCAGGCACCTGGATGAAGCTGTGGGAGCAGCTCTCCCTTGGCTGCCAatcctccctccctgcagcgAGCACCACACCTGTGGCCAGTTTCCCCATCAATTAgcaaccagcagcagcagctgtccAGGTAAGAtaaaggcagggcagggcaaccATCCACACTGACCTTTCTGTGGCTGTAATCATGGAGGGTTTTGTCTTTCCCCCCTTCAGCATGGGCTTTAGGGGCAGCCTCACACCGAGCCGCAGCAGTGACCCCTTGGCCAAGCAGCCCAGCTGGAAACAGAGCAAGAGTAGCAGTGTCAGCCCCTTCCCAGGGCGTCCGCTCACCCCGATGCCCTCTGACTACCTGGATGGCTGCCGCCGGGTGCAGCTCCAGACCTTGCTGTCCCAGGTGAGCCCAGGGCTTGTGCCGCGGCTGCACCAGGCCAGCACCAAGGAGGTGGGCGTGCAGGTGAACCTGCGGGCTGATGCTGCTGTGCAGTGCTCACTGGGACCTCGTACGCTGCCTGCTGAACACCCCCTCGGCCCTGCTGCCCTCTGCACCCAGGGGCACCTTGCCCTCTACTCACCCCTGCTGGACCGTCGCCCCTTTGTgctgcctggggctgctgggtgccaggaggaggaagaggcaccTGAAAAGATCCTGGAGGAGCAGAAGGTGGAGGATGGTAgccaagagcagcaggagggtCAGACAGAGGCTACTGTGTTGAGTGAAGAGACAGCAGAGACCCCACAGGAGGAGTCTGTGGTCCCCCCACGGCGGGCTGCCTTCCAGGTGTGTGGTGCTGGGACCTCATGCAGCCTGCTCTGGGCAAGAGGGTTGGGGGGCAAACTGTGATGTGGATTGGAGAGAAATCTGCTCTTAAGCAGTAAAAGGCATAGTGATCCCCGTGCTGGCTTCCTGCTCAGGTCTGTGTCATGGGCTGGAAGACCCTAGGCAGTGCTGGCTACCTTGCAGTAGTGGAGCCTTCTGCCTGGGAAAACAGGTGGTGTAGtgagggagcagggctgggtgttTTTGTGGTGCTGGAGGCTACTCGGTGAACTTTCTCTCTGCAGTTTTTGGAGCAGAAGTATGGCTATTTCCACTGTAAAGACTGCAAGACCAGATGGGAGAGCGCCTATGTGTGGTGCATTTCTGGAAGCAACAAGGTAGCTAACAAGTCACTTTCTTGCTCCTGAGACTTCTAAGAATTGCACTAGGAGATGGCAATTCAGATGCTTTGACACCAATTAGGGGCACCCTGAGCAGGGCTTTATAGTGACTGAGTACTTGCTTTCTTTCAGGTGTACTTCAAGCAGCTCTGTCGCAAATGCCAGAAGGGTTTCAATCCGTATCGAGTGGAATCAATCCAGTGCCCAGTAAGTTAGATTTGTGTCCTGGTAAGACTGGCAGTGTTTATATATGCTAATAATCTACAGTTGCTGAATTTGATATTGACTTTATCTGGAAGAgaatttttcatcaaaatactAGGAAATGCTATTGGGGAAAGGGGTAATAGGATAGGActccctcctcctgcaggtGGCTTACTGAATGGAAAGTCATTTGTGTATTGTGTGTAGCTCCAGGAAGGGTAGGGTTCTGTGCTGCTAGGTGAGAAGGGTCTTGCAGCTTAAGTGTCCAGGATTTTGATGAGGATTAAGTGGATCAGCCTGAGTGTGTTGATGTGATTAAAGAAAACTAACATAAATGAGCACCCTTAATTTATAACTCATGTCTTCTTTCTAAAGACCTGTTCAAAGACTCGTTGTTCCTGCCCTCAGACGAAAAGGCATATTGATATCAAGAGACCTCATCGCCAAGAACTTTGTGGCCGCTGCAAAGGCAAGAGGCTGCCCTGTGATAGCACTTACAGCTTCAAATACGTTGTCTGATCTGCGTATCCTTTTCTATGTTGTGCTTTGTCAGTCTCTTGCAATGTTTTGACTTAAGGCTTTTGACCTGGCATTGGATAATGGATAAAGattgttatttataaagtaTGGACTTCATTGTATATATGCTGTGAATAAAATTCAATAAACTTTGCACCACTTTCTTACCCCTTAGTTTCATCTTTCTGGGATGAGAAGGAAAGTGTATCTGGAATGGAACTTATTTGAGTTCCTAAAGAAAGTAGGCTTTGTTTTTAGCTTACTTCTAGGCAATGCCAAGATTAAAACTGCTATAGCAAGATATTCCTTTGCTTGCTGAAGCTGAACTAGTGTGGAAGATGCTCATGTTCTGGAGCATAAAGGCTGGGGTAAATGTAGCTGCAACTGTCTTTTCACACTGCCTTTGtcaaatgtataaaaaaaaaaaaaaaaattgcattttgatgatcagctgctctgtgccagACCATGTCTGTGAGCTCTGAGGAGAAGTGTGAGCTTCAGATGTTTTTCCaactgagaaggaaaaactgtGATGGTGTGTAACAAGTTCTTTAGGCTTTGTGTCCTAAAGGAGTCCCTGTGCCCCTGACTTGAATAAAAGCTTCTGCTTCAGAAGCTTTGCTGGTCATGTAAGGTACCTCCAGGGTAGGTGGCTGCAATATAACTGAAGGCAGTAACTGGATGTGTTTTCATGGAGACAGATTGAAGTCAGGGGAATCCTAATTATTACAGTACTTATGTTGTAGATGCATGGTGGGGTGTTAACTGCAGTTTATGTTGTCCTAAGACTTCAGTGAGGCTTTGTTGGGAGTATATTGATTTCTACCATACCTGAAATTTAGAAGTGATGTTAACCACATCCCTTTCTTATGTTATGGATTTTGTTGTACGTGTGAAGaagcacaaaatattttaggttGGAGGGGACCTGTGGAGGTCTTCATCTTTAGTGGAGGGCCAGACTGCATCAAGTTGCTCAGTGGATTGTGCTCTACCTGCAGGACAGTACTGGTGGACAGGAGGTGGTCTATCCAGAGACCTGTTCTGTTCAACTTCATTACCAGCATCCTGGGAGATGCAACAAAGTGTACTTGTCAGGTTTGCAGGTGATAATGAACTGGGGGGACCAGCCAATACAGCTGAGGCCAGTACAGCCAGTTGGAGAGATCTCAGCTGACTGAAGGGATGGGCCAACAGGTGCTTTGTGATGTTCATCAAGGGCAAGGGGAAATTCCTACTGTTGGATAGGGAAGGCCCTTTGCAGTGACACAGACAGGGGACTGCCTGGCTGGGGGGCAGCTTGTTAAAAGTTCCTTGGGGTTTGGTCCTGGCAGCAAAGAGTGGCAACACCATCCTAGCTATATGAATAGGACTGGAGCAGGGGAGGTGATTGTCCCCCTTTACTCAATGTTCATTAAACCCCATCTAGATTGCACTATCTGGATTTTGTTTATTAGTGTGTGAAAGATGCTAATAAGGAGTTCAGTCGAGGTCACCAAGCTGGTCACAGGGCTGAAGCGCTTGCTCTGTGAGGAGACACAAAGGAAACTGGGCTTATTTAGTCTGAAGAATCAAAAGCTTTGGGGAACATAACAGGTTATGGTTATGTGGGAAAGATGGAGCCAGACCCTTCACTGTAGTTTATGGCAGTAGACTGCTGAACAACATGCATAATAAAAAAGGATTTGGGTTCAGACTAGATAAAGGGAAAGCTTTTCTGTCATGAGAACAGTCAAGTAGAAGGGGTTGTCCAGGAAGGCTGTGCACTCTTTATCCTTGA
This genomic window from Phaenicophaeus curvirostris isolate KB17595 chromosome 1, BPBGC_Pcur_1.0, whole genome shotgun sequence contains:
- the ZAR1L gene encoding protein ZAR1-like: MEGFVFPPFSMGFRGSLTPSRSSDPLAKQPSWKQSKSSSVSPFPGRPLTPMPSDYLDGCRRVQLQTLLSQVSPGLVPRLHQASTKEVGVQVNLRADAAVQCSLGPRTLPAEHPLGPAALCTQGHLALYSPLLDRRPFVLPGAAGCQEEEEAPEKILEEQKVEDGSQEQQEGQTEATVLSEETAETPQEESVVPPRRAAFQFLEQKYGYFHCKDCKTRWESAYVWCISGSNKVYFKQLCRKCQKGFNPYRVESIQCPTCSKTRCSCPQTKRHIDIKRPHRQELCGRCKGKRLPCDSTYSFKYVV